One window from the genome of Cyclobacterium amurskyense encodes:
- a CDS encoding 2-oxoacid:ferredoxin oxidoreductase subunit beta, with protein MTYLKPLFRHPKLPKNKLGYTLKEYEGSISTLCAGCGHDSISATIVQACYELDIEPHLVAKISGIGCSSKTPAYFLGNSHGFNSVHGRMPSVATGANMANKNLVYFGVSGDGDTASIGMGQFVHAIRRNLNMVYIVMNNGCYGLTKGQDSATADLGSKSKAGSINPFQPVDLASLAVELGATFVAQSFSGDKQQLVPLIKAGIQHKGLAFINVMSPCVTFNNNPGSTKSYDYVREHMQATGTLDFVPEEKPIHAEYEEGTGTAVSLHDGSEMKLHKLAPDWDPEDRVSAANAIQQARLKDEILTGLLYINTQYGDLHDIINTSDTPLNTMKENTLCPGTEKLDTINAGFR; from the coding sequence ATGACTTATCTGAAACCTTTATTTAGACATCCCAAGCTTCCCAAAAATAAACTTGGATACACCCTTAAAGAATACGAAGGCAGTATTTCTACGCTCTGTGCAGGTTGTGGACATGACAGTATCAGCGCCACCATCGTACAGGCTTGTTACGAACTAGACATTGAGCCCCATCTGGTAGCTAAAATCTCCGGCATTGGTTGCTCTTCCAAAACCCCTGCCTACTTTCTAGGCAATTCCCATGGTTTTAACTCTGTGCATGGCAGAATGCCTTCTGTGGCTACAGGTGCCAATATGGCCAATAAAAATCTGGTGTACTTTGGCGTTTCAGGAGATGGAGACACAGCTTCCATCGGTATGGGGCAGTTTGTGCATGCCATCCGAAGAAACCTCAACATGGTCTATATCGTGATGAACAATGGCTGCTATGGACTTACCAAAGGACAAGATTCAGCTACTGCCGATTTAGGGTCTAAGAGCAAAGCCGGATCTATCAACCCGTTTCAGCCTGTGGATCTTGCCAGCTTGGCAGTAGAATTAGGCGCTACCTTTGTGGCCCAAAGTTTCAGTGGTGACAAACAACAACTGGTGCCTTTAATCAAAGCAGGCATACAACACAAAGGCCTGGCCTTTATCAATGTAATGTCCCCTTGTGTCACTTTCAATAACAATCCCGGATCAACCAAATCCTATGATTATGTACGTGAACACATGCAAGCCACGGGTACCTTGGATTTTGTCCCCGAAGAAAAACCCATTCATGCCGAGTATGAGGAAGGCACGGGCACGGCTGTATCGCTACATGATGGCTCTGAGATGAAGTTACACAAATTGGCCCCGGACTGGGATCCCGAAGACCGGGTATCCGCAGCCAATGCCATTCAGCAAGCAAGATTAAAGGATGAAATACTCACCGGCTTGCTCTATATCAACACCCAATATGGCGACCTGCATGATATCATTAACACTTCAGACACACCTTTAAATACCATGAAGGAAAACACCCTGTGTCCGGGCACTGAAAAACTGGACACCATCAATGCGGGATTCAGGTAA
- the dinB gene encoding DNA polymerase IV, with product MAERRNIVHMDLDSFFVSVERLYDSRLMGKPILIGGSGDRGVVASCSYEARKFGIHSAMPMRTARQLCPEALQIRGDFSKYSQKSSEITEIVRESVPLFEKSSIDEFYVDYTGMDRFFGCYKMAQELRQKIIKESGLPISLGLSQNKTVSKVATGEAKPNNEKQVPYGEEKHFLAPLSVRKIPMIGKKTSHTLYNMGVKKIHTLQTMPAELLEAAFGKNGLMIWEKANGIDRSPITPYSEAKSISTENTFEQDTIDVGLLEATLTAMTEQLAGKLRQQQKLTSTVSVKIRYSDFDTHTVQRRVSYTSADHVLLPLVKALFQQLYQRRLLIRLIGVRFSGLVHGHYQINLFEDTEEQISLYQALDRLNGKYGDKTVCRAVGMHVGSRKFNPFNGKEN from the coding sequence ATGGCAGAAAGACGGAATATTGTACACATGGATTTAGACAGTTTTTTTGTGTCGGTAGAGCGTTTGTACGACAGTCGGCTTATGGGTAAGCCTATTCTGATAGGGGGATCGGGAGATAGGGGAGTGGTGGCTTCTTGCAGCTATGAGGCCAGAAAATTCGGAATTCACTCCGCCATGCCCATGCGTACCGCCAGACAGCTTTGCCCGGAGGCTTTACAGATTAGAGGTGATTTTTCGAAGTACAGCCAGAAATCCAGTGAAATCACAGAGATAGTCAGGGAGAGTGTACCACTTTTTGAAAAATCTTCTATAGATGAATTTTATGTGGATTATACGGGTATGGACCGGTTTTTTGGCTGTTATAAGATGGCGCAGGAACTGCGACAAAAAATCATTAAAGAAAGTGGTTTGCCCATTTCTTTAGGGCTCTCACAAAATAAAACCGTATCCAAAGTGGCCACGGGAGAAGCCAAGCCCAATAATGAGAAACAGGTGCCTTATGGAGAGGAGAAACATTTTTTGGCGCCTTTGTCAGTGAGGAAAATCCCCATGATAGGGAAGAAAACTTCCCATACGCTGTACAATATGGGGGTAAAGAAAATCCACACCCTGCAGACTATGCCTGCGGAATTACTGGAAGCTGCTTTTGGTAAAAATGGGTTGATGATTTGGGAAAAGGCGAATGGGATTGATCGTTCACCCATTACGCCTTATTCGGAAGCCAAGTCTATTTCTACAGAAAACACCTTCGAACAAGATACCATTGATGTTGGACTGCTGGAAGCGACACTTACGGCCATGACTGAGCAGTTGGCGGGTAAACTGAGGCAACAGCAGAAGTTGACATCTACCGTATCGGTAAAGATCCGGTATTCTGATTTTGACACCCATACCGTACAACGTCGGGTGTCTTATACTTCCGCAGACCATGTCCTCCTTCCCCTGGTAAAGGCGCTTTTTCAGCAACTGTACCAACGGCGTTTACTGATTCGTTTGATCGGTGTTCGCTTTAGCGGGCTGGTGCATGGGCATTATCAGATCAACCTGTTTGAAGATACCGAAGAACAAATCTCTTTGTACCAGGCCTTGGATCGACTCAATGGCAAGTATGGAGACAAGACCGTTTGCAGGGCTGTGGGCATGCATGTGGGGAGTCGGAAATTTAATCCATTTAATGGGAAGGAAAACTGA
- a CDS encoding XRE family transcriptional regulator, which translates to MYLHSNIKLLRKRKGITQSIMSESLNISRSKLAGYELSISPPLDTLVKICEYLEVSVDLILKENLEKYPAHKLREVLETSRYLKGRDLRILTTTVDAQGRELIEVVSQKAKASYLAGFSDPDFIGDLPRFHLPFLPQDKKYRVFQVDGDSMEPIPDGAWIICEYIDDWTAIRDGEKYVIVTEQDGVTFKLTYNQLSNKKQLLLCSSNPLYPPFEVKAEAVREVWKYRMMMV; encoded by the coding sequence ATGTACCTTCACAGCAATATCAAATTACTGCGCAAAAGAAAAGGGATTACACAGTCCATAATGTCTGAGTCACTGAACATCAGCAGGTCCAAGCTTGCCGGCTATGAACTAAGTATCAGCCCTCCGCTGGATACATTGGTGAAGATTTGTGAATACCTGGAGGTATCGGTAGATCTGATCTTGAAGGAGAACCTGGAAAAATACCCTGCTCACAAGCTCAGGGAGGTATTGGAAACCAGTCGCTACCTCAAAGGCCGAGATTTACGCATCCTCACTACCACGGTGGATGCCCAAGGTCGTGAATTAATAGAAGTGGTTTCTCAGAAAGCAAAAGCCAGTTACCTGGCAGGATTTTCAGATCCCGACTTTATTGGGGATTTGCCTCGGTTTCACCTCCCCTTTCTCCCACAGGACAAAAAATACAGGGTTTTTCAGGTAGATGGAGACTCTATGGAACCGATCCCTGACGGGGCATGGATCATTTGTGAATACATAGACGATTGGACAGCCATACGTGACGGTGAGAAATACGTTATTGTCACCGAGCAGGATGGGGTTACGTTCAAGCTGACTTACAACCAATTAAGCAATAAAAAGCAGCTTTTACTCTGTTCAAGCAACCCCTTATATCCCCCTTTTGAAGTAAAAGCAGAGGCAGTAAGGGAAGTATGGAAATACCGTATGATGATGGTATAA
- a CDS encoding methylated-DNA--[protein]-cysteine S-methyltransferase, with translation MKETVVITSPLGNIRLVAEDGFLLSCSFTEEPVTEKINNLFFLDIISQLNRYFDGDLKVFDIPVAIGGSTFQKKVWMEVNKIPFGQTASYQEIANALSKPTASRAVGAANGANPLLIVIPCHRIIASTGELTGYAGGLWRKLKLLQMEAMDQPGQQYNLGF, from the coding sequence ATGAAAGAAACAGTAGTAATTACATCGCCCTTAGGTAATATCAGACTTGTAGCTGAAGATGGTTTTTTGCTGTCCTGTAGCTTTACGGAAGAGCCTGTAACAGAAAAGATAAATAACCTGTTTTTTCTAGACATCATCAGTCAATTGAATCGTTATTTCGATGGAGACCTCAAGGTTTTCGATATTCCGGTAGCCATTGGTGGTAGCACATTCCAGAAAAAAGTATGGATGGAAGTAAATAAGATCCCTTTTGGACAGACGGCTTCTTATCAGGAGATAGCCAATGCCCTTTCTAAACCTACTGCTTCCCGTGCTGTAGGTGCCGCCAATGGTGCCAATCCACTATTGATTGTTATCCCTTGTCACAGGATTATCGCCAGTACGGGAGAGTTGACCGGCTATGCAGGAGGTCTGTGGAGAAAGCTCAAGCTACTACAAATGGAAGCCATGGACCAGCCAGGTCAGCAGTATAATTTGGGATTTTAA
- a CDS encoding GNAT family N-acetyltransferase, whose protein sequence is MEKINIHLYTAALAPYFLSINQEWIEKYFVMEAFDIAQLQKPQETIRDHGGEVLFAEWEKEIVGTVALKKINESQYELIKMGVSPKAQGKNIGHILGNAALDWAKAQGATKVILYSNSLLAPAIALYRKMGFKEIPMECGTYERCDIKMEYIF, encoded by the coding sequence ATGGAAAAAATAAATATCCATCTCTATACAGCAGCACTGGCCCCTTACTTTCTCTCTATCAATCAGGAGTGGATAGAAAAGTATTTTGTTATGGAAGCTTTTGACATTGCCCAACTGCAAAAACCTCAGGAAACCATCCGGGATCATGGTGGGGAAGTTTTATTTGCTGAATGGGAAAAGGAAATTGTAGGTACGGTGGCTTTGAAAAAAATAAATGAGAGCCAATACGAATTGATTAAAATGGGTGTATCACCCAAAGCGCAAGGCAAAAACATCGGCCATATACTCGGTAATGCTGCACTGGATTGGGCCAAAGCTCAAGGCGCTACTAAAGTGATCCTGTACAGCAACAGTCTATTGGCTCCCGCGATAGCCCTGTACCGAAAAATGGGCTTTAAAGAAATCCCCATGGAATGTGGGACCTATGAGCGCTGTGACATTAAAATGGAATATATTTTTTAG
- a CDS encoding rhomboid family intramembrane serine protease, with product MAFEFSSKHIQEIPLDNLTSENFLIIAIEVARKLKWKIFSIREDGFIAYTKMSMRSFSEEVNIKILYKTVELKSECTGIQIIDWGKNKENISNFIYSFNEIKDSFTIEELDQEFEEIKPIFISKEEVILTHSSSSIKEKITGILSIFKPTHGYFITPIIIDLNIVVFLIMAIKGVDIFASDSDSLILWGANFRPLTLDGQWWRLFTSIFLHIGIFHLLMNTIALLYIGLLLEPRLGKTRLISSYILTGIVASATSLWWHDLTISAGASGAIFGLYGVFLALLTTNLIEKHLRSALLISIASFVGYNLILGLQGNIDNAAHIGGLLSGIVIGYSMVPSLKRNDDLRSKLNHIAFATVITIALCTLIFKSIIPYQFEKYGSLVERFVELESMALEMFEMPESTPAEDLLFEIKTRSLYYWNENKKIINEANLLYLPDPILDRNKKLLQYCELRIQSCQLIYKSIEESTDDYSSQITETNNQIEAILNELNIK from the coding sequence ATGGCATTTGAATTTTCCTCGAAACATATTCAAGAAATACCATTGGACAATCTAACCTCCGAAAATTTTCTTATTATTGCCATTGAGGTTGCCCGAAAGCTCAAATGGAAAATTTTCTCCATCCGTGAAGATGGATTTATTGCCTATACAAAAATGTCAATGCGCTCCTTCAGTGAGGAAGTAAACATCAAAATCCTATACAAAACGGTTGAACTTAAAAGTGAATGTACAGGCATTCAAATAATTGACTGGGGGAAGAATAAAGAAAACATTTCAAACTTCATTTACTCCTTTAATGAAATTAAAGACAGTTTTACCATAGAGGAATTGGATCAAGAGTTTGAAGAAATAAAACCTATATTTATTTCAAAAGAAGAAGTTATATTAACCCACTCCTCATCTTCCATTAAGGAAAAAATTACGGGAATTCTATCTATATTTAAACCAACCCATGGCTATTTCATCACCCCCATAATCATTGATTTAAACATTGTCGTATTTCTTATCATGGCAATAAAAGGTGTGGATATTTTTGCGTCTGATAGCGATAGTTTAATTCTATGGGGAGCCAATTTCCGACCCCTAACCCTTGATGGTCAATGGTGGCGTTTATTTACCAGCATTTTCTTACACATAGGCATTTTTCATTTGCTAATGAATACAATTGCTCTACTCTACATAGGCCTTCTTTTAGAACCACGTTTGGGGAAAACAAGGTTGATTTCATCCTATATACTTACGGGTATTGTAGCAAGCGCAACAAGTCTTTGGTGGCATGATCTAACGATAAGTGCAGGGGCTTCTGGAGCCATATTTGGTTTATATGGTGTTTTTCTGGCTTTGCTTACAACAAACTTAATTGAGAAACATTTACGGAGTGCCTTATTGATAAGTATAGCGTCTTTTGTTGGTTATAATTTAATTTTAGGGCTTCAAGGAAATATAGACAATGCTGCTCATATTGGAGGTCTTCTTTCAGGTATTGTGATTGGTTATTCAATGGTGCCAAGTTTAAAGAGAAATGATGACCTACGATCAAAACTAAACCATATTGCGTTTGCTACTGTCATTACCATAGCGTTATGTACATTGATTTTTAAGAGCATTATTCCTTACCAATTTGAAAAATACGGTTCCTTGGTGGAAAGATTTGTTGAACTTGAATCAATGGCTTTAGAAATGTTTGAAATGCCTGAAAGTACTCCTGCAGAGGATTTGCTCTTTGAAATTAAAACGAGAAGTCTTTATTATTGGAATGAAAATAAAAAAATTATTAATGAAGCTAACCTGTTGTACTTGCCAGATCCAATCCTGGACAGAAATAAAAAATTGTTACAATACTGTGAATTAAGAATCCAAAGTTGCCAATTGATTTATAAATCAATTGAAGAAAGCACTGACGACTATAGCTCACAAATCACAGAAACGAACAATCAGATTGAGGCCATTCTTAATGAGCTTAACATTAAATAA